The genome window GCCCGACCGTGGCGCTGCTCAGCGCCGAAGAGACGCTTGATACGGCCGGCGGGAGAGAGGTCACCGCGGTGGTGCAGGGCAGGGACGTGGCGGAGGCGTCGTATTCGTGGGAGCGCCCCGCGTTGCTCACCACCGCGTGGAGCTGGTCGCTGTAGTAGCTTGCTGCCGGTGCCGACGATGACGGTGGCAGCTTTAGCCCGAGTCCTGACAGCACGTCGTGGTGACCCAGCGGCCCCATGCCGAGCTGCGAGTCCATGTGCGGCGGTGTAGGGATCGGGCGCGGCGCGGCCTGCGGCCACAGCGATGGTACCGCACCAGCCGCATTGCCCGCGCCCTGCAGGACCTGGAGGGGAAGGTGGCCCATGGTGTCGAGGCCAAGGAGCCTGTGCACATTGCTGCCGCCGTGGCCTTGCCCGCTCCTGGCGCTGTTGAGGAGCGCCATGAGCTGCGCGGCGGCCGCCTGCTGCGAGGAGGCCCAGGGTACGGGGCCGGCGCCCATGCCCATGCCGAGGCCGAGCGACGGCGCGGCGCCCACAGCCTTGCAGGATACCGCCGGCTTCGCGACGGGCGTCGGCATGGGGCGTGGCTTGCGGCAGCCGCCGCCGATGGGGACGTTGCGGAGCGCGCCCCCCTTGGTCCAGTACCGGCGGCACGTCTTGCAGAAGTGGCGCGGCTGGGTGAGGTTGTAGTTGTTGTAGTAGCAGAACTTGGTGTTGGAGGAGTTGCACCGGGGGCACCGCAGCGGCGCCTGCTCCGCCCCCTGCCCCTGGCCCTGGGGCGACGACGTCGCCGACGACGACTTCGGCTGCGGCTGCTGCGCGGACgagcgcgacgacgtcgacgacgacgacgtgggAGACGGCCGGTTGGAGACGATGGGATGCAGCAACATGGGTAGAGACGCCGGGTTCCCATCGTTCACGCTCTTCAGCTGGTCCATTGCTGTCCCTCCGAGCAGTTCTTGGATCATGGTGATGGATGGTGAAAACTCAAGCTCAACTGCTCAAAAGGCTTCTTGAAGCAGAAGAGGATGGGTTCTTTCTTGGAGATGGCAAAggtggtgtggagtggtggctTTCAGGTCTTGCTTTGTGGTAAGGATCAGATGATGGGGTAGGGTAGAGGTACTGGGGGCGGTGGTTTATAAAGAGGTTGGAGAGCTGAGGGAAGGAGATGGATCATGACATGGAGTGGATTGGATTGAGGCTAAGGGCAGGGGGCAGTCCAAAAAATGAGCAATAGTATATTAATGATTGGATATTTGTAACTTCAGGAAATAAAGACTAAGCctaataaaatttattaaaaaaacaaaaatttgaGGGGGCCGTGCTCTCGCTCGCTCTATACTGCCTAGACTAGCTGCTGCAGTGCTGCTTGGGTCCGCCCCTGCCTAGGATTAGCTGCTGCTGGGTTCATTCTGTGCCTTGGCTTTGTCTCTGTTCAGAAACTaatctttgtcttcatctgtAATTACCTTGGACACTTTGTTGGCTGCATGTGGGTAGAATCAGGTTTTTAGGCATGTAAGCAGGTAGAATGTGGTGGGGCCAAGTAGCAGTTCCTGGGATGATGGATGATAGGGTCTTCGCAGTATGGAACACTGCCATGTTCTAGTTCCAACTGACCAAGTTGGCTATGTTTGGGTCTCCTTTTTTTAACCCATATGCAGGTGATCATTGTTCACTTTACCAAATTATGTAGCCTAGTACCTAATTTTTCCAAATGGCTCACCACATGGTTCTTTGAAATTTCAAGGAGCACATCTTTCGTCCTTTATCGGAAGTAAGTATATATCTTTCCTCAAAATGTTAAACTGGTTTCTCACTCTATTTTCATGAAAGCATGATTGACAGAGCggacaaaaatttgcaatttctGTCAGCGCACCGTTGCTTGAGGTACTAGATGTGGATTGGCCATTTTCAAAGGTGAAGGACCAAAACGGCCTTTCCATGAAAGTTCGCCGACAAAATCGATCAGCATTACCCCAATACCTTAGCGTTACTGCTAATCAAACTGTTGTGCCACATTGAACATTTCGTTGTGCCACGAAGAACTATTAATCGACGTGCAGCCATAGATTGTATGCATCCTTAGACAGTGCAGAGGCTACAAGCTGTAAtttcatcataaaaaaaaatcgtatGTGTGATTGTAACGAGATTTGTCctgtacattcagtatttcttACACCGATTCCGTGTAAGAAAACTCAAACCACGTGAGTCCACGTCAATCGTTTATCTGGCGTCGTTCGATAGGAGCGAGGGGGCATCGTGAGATGTCAGATAGCAAAGGCGCGGGCTTCAGAGCTGCTTGTGTATCGGGAGACATCGAGAGCTCTCCGTCGCAGCCCCCTACAGCACCCGCTTCCTCTGTAGCTGGCGCCGCCCTGCTCTCCATAGCTGTGGCCGGAGCCTTCGCTCGAGGTCAGGGATGGATCCTTGCCAAGCTCCTCCAATCTCTGGGATGACTAGATTGACTGTCGGGCCAAATCTCATCGACCGCCGAGCTGACAACCATGCTTCGCATGCTCTGCCCCTCTGTTCGCGCTGCTGCGCTTCACCCCTCTTGGGACTTCCACGTGGACCAGCCCCCACCAAGCTCCCTCCTTTGCTTTGGTCCCAAACCCCGGCCGCTGCAGCTGATCTCACGTTTCAGCCTCTCTCTAGCCTTGGTAAGCCCCAAGTAAGCACCCATGTGCCTCACTCAACCTTCCCTGAGCCACTCTTCCCTCTCTCCATACTTGAGCCAAGCACTCACTGAGCCACCATGGCCACCGCCACTGAATGTTCACCGCCAGCCACCATCAATGCACTCCCCGACTATCGAGCCTCAAAACAAGTCCACAACACCCCACTAGCCCTCTCTGGACAATTTATTTAGCCCCCAAACAAGCATCGCATTACAAATATGACAGGTGAAGGGACCGAAAAATTGCAGAATTTGTGGAAGCTCTCACATTGATGCCTAATGCATAGTTTAATTCAAATGTTTGTTAGATTAATTTGGGACCATGatcattgttgttgttgccaaTTTTTTGAGATATAGCTATGCTAAAAGTTGTGAGACTCTGTTTGATCACATTATCCTGTATGTTTTCACATTGTGCTTTTATATATATCctttaatatataaaaagcaTTCGTCTTGGACACGTGAAAATATCCTTTAGAAAGGCTCCAGATTGCCAAAGTTTATGAAGGAGTAGACGATAAGAAAAGAGAGAGCATGAGGTTAACTCTTAAACCTATAATCTCAGCATTACATTATTCAATCTTACTTTACATCTAACTTTTCCTATGTTTGATAGGCCTatggttattttttatttcaccTCTCATCGACCATTTAGTGTTCAATAGTTCTTCCATTATACATGTATCATAATACAATGCTTCTCACATTGTGTTTTTATGTT of Phragmites australis chromosome 3, lpPhrAust1.1, whole genome shotgun sequence contains these proteins:
- the LOC133911258 gene encoding dof zinc finger protein 4-like, with translation MIQELLGGTAMDQLKSVNDGNPASLPMLLHPIVSNRPSPTSSSSTSSRSSAQQPQPKSSSATSSPQGQGQGAEQAPLRCPRCNSSNTKFCYYNNYNLTQPRHFCKTCRRYWTKGGALRNVPIGGGCRKPRPMPTPVAKPAVSCKAVGAAPSLGLGMGMGAGPVPWASSQQAAAAQLMALLNSARSGQGHGGSNVHRLLGLDTMGHLPLQVLQGAGNAAGAVPSLWPQAAPRPIPTPPHMDSQLGMGPLGHHDVLSGLGLKLPPSSSAPAASYYSDQLHAVVSNAGRSHEYDASATSLPCTTAVTSLPPAVSSVSSALSSATVGLDVPPVSLGAPEMQYWTGLAAMSMAWPDLPTPNGAFP